In Pyrus communis chromosome 8, drPyrComm1.1, whole genome shotgun sequence, one genomic interval encodes:
- the LOC137741389 gene encoding uncharacterized protein isoform X1, whose amino-acid sequence MKGPSAPRPEFEPSSVCLAKMVQNFIDESNEKQPPPKCGRSRCNCFHGNSNDSSDDELDIFGGDFGDSISSGSFGGDASDILKSLIPCVTVSERNLRADTARIVEANKNLKQKDDLRKMVTDGLESLGYDSFTCKSKWEKSSSFPFEKKTKDKQKSKHHKGDRLSKIWELRERQRIVSMDTYQNLNQW is encoded by the exons ATGAAGGGACCGTCGGCGCCGCGGCCTGAGTTCGAGCCGAGTTCGGTCTGCTTGGCGAAGATGGTTCAGAATTTCATCGATGAAAGCAACGAGAAGCAGCCTCCGCCGAAATGTGGACGGAGCCGCTGCAATTGCTTTCACGGCAACAGCAATGACAGCTCCGACGACGAGCTCGATATATTCGGTGGAGATTTCGGTGATTCAATCTCCTCCGGTTCGTTCGGTGGCGACGCCTCCGATATTCTTAAG AGTCTGATTCCATGCGTGACCGTCTCGGAGAGAAACCTCCGGGCCGATACGGCAAGGATCGTCGAAGCAAACAAGAATCTCAAACAAAAAGACGATTTGAGGAAGATGGTCACCGACGGACTGGAATCCCTGGGCTATGATTCCTTCACCTGCAAATCCAAATGGGAGAAATCGTCATCTTTCCCTTTCG AAAAGAAGACAAAGGATAAGCAGAAAAGTAAACATCACAAAGGCGATCGCCTCTCA AAAATATGGGAACTGAGAGAGCGGCAACGGATAGTTTCCATGGATACCTACCAGAACTTGAATCAATGGTAA
- the LOC137741389 gene encoding uncharacterized protein isoform X2, which translates to MKGPSAPRPEFEPSSVCLAKMVQNFIDESNEKQPPPKCGRSRCNCFHGNSNDSSDDELDIFGGDFGDSISSGSFGGDASDILKSLIPCVTVSERNLRADTARIVEANKNLKQKDDLRKMVTDGLESLGYDSFTCKSKWEKSSSFPFEKKTKDKQKSKHHKGDRLSKIWELRERQRIVSMDTYQNLNQ; encoded by the exons ATGAAGGGACCGTCGGCGCCGCGGCCTGAGTTCGAGCCGAGTTCGGTCTGCTTGGCGAAGATGGTTCAGAATTTCATCGATGAAAGCAACGAGAAGCAGCCTCCGCCGAAATGTGGACGGAGCCGCTGCAATTGCTTTCACGGCAACAGCAATGACAGCTCCGACGACGAGCTCGATATATTCGGTGGAGATTTCGGTGATTCAATCTCCTCCGGTTCGTTCGGTGGCGACGCCTCCGATATTCTTAAG AGTCTGATTCCATGCGTGACCGTCTCGGAGAGAAACCTCCGGGCCGATACGGCAAGGATCGTCGAAGCAAACAAGAATCTCAAACAAAAAGACGATTTGAGGAAGATGGTCACCGACGGACTGGAATCCCTGGGCTATGATTCCTTCACCTGCAAATCCAAATGGGAGAAATCGTCATCTTTCCCTTTCG AAAAGAAGACAAAGGATAAGCAGAAAAGTAAACATCACAAAGGCGATCGCCTCTCA AAAATATGGGAACTGAGAGAGCGGCAACGGATAGTTTCCATGGATACCTACCAGAACTTGAATCAATG A
- the LOC137742497 gene encoding probable LRR receptor-like serine/threonine-protein kinase At3g47570, which translates to MGVLVVKSILIYLLFNAVFVCCWSSPQLGLGGNATDRLALLAIKAQVKQDLYNYNVMSSWNESTHFCMWHGVTCSRRHRQRVTTLDLQSQNLVGKLSPNIGNLSFLRELWLRNNSFSHEIPPQIGNLRRLQVLQLGANLFSGSIPHNISYCFNLIVVNFSCNKLVGKIPPEIGLLSKLQKFALEYNNVTGQVPPSLGNLSSLQGLGLSVNNLMGNIPSSLGQLKKLTFLGLGANQLSGSIPSSICNLSSLVTVYMSFNQIQGSIPSDIGKSLPNLKVFNVYGNQLTGCIPPSISNITSVWDFEVGSNNLIGQVPNLQKLHNLQNLFIQRNNIGSGKDGDLSFLSDLTNATQLRRLIIDNNNFGGTLPVSICNLSTKLEMFWVGHNQIYGSIPSGIGNLVSLEWLDLGNNSFTGNIPYDMGKLSNLGVLKIFVNKLSGNIPSTLRNLTKLDHLALHENYLEGSIPSGLGECHGLQLLYLSYNLLNGTIPKQVFRLSSLSIVLDLSNNLFTGSLPSEVGNLQSLSELDVSDNMLSGELPSSLGGCESLEVLHLQGNFFNGSLPLSMSSVRGIQDLDLSHNNFSGEIPHFLEGFRILNNLNLSFNQFWGVVPTGGVFKNASAISVVGNTNLCSPVADLKLPKCKSKKTKKRRLSRSLKLILPLVFGLTLLGIAMVFSYFIFCLSRKKRKEISSSTLGNTILQVSYATLLKATHGFSEANLIGVGSFGSVYKGVLDDDDKAQLVAVKVFDLLRLGASKSFIAECEALRNIRHRNLVKIITVCSSVDFHGNDFKALVYEFMDNGSLEEWLHPPTGTEELRDHVPKNLNLLQRLEIAIGVACALDYLHNHCETPIVHCDLKPSNVLLDNELIGHVSDFGLARFLSQVTSNVSAIHSLTGSAGIRGTVGYAAPEYGMGSEVSRNGDVYSFGILLLEMFTGKRPTDNMFGDSLNLHNFVKMAFPGQVTKIADAPLLQGGTNENPYQCSARIRKVEVCLSSIFRIGIACSAESSTNRLKNINDAASELHSIRNTFLG; encoded by the exons ATGGGGGTTTTGGTTGTGAAATCGATCTTAATATACTTACTTTTCAATGCAGTGTTCGTTTGCTGTTGGAGCTCCCCGCAATTAGGACTCGGAGGGAATGCGACGGATAGGTTGGCGCTGCTTGCCATCAAAGCTCAAGTAAAGCAAGATCTCTATAATTACAACGTGATGAGCTCCTGGAACGAATCCACGCACTTTTGCATGTGGCATGGTGTGACGTGCAGTCGACGACATCGCCAAAGGGTCACTACCCTGGACCTGCAATCTCAAAATCTGGTAGGGAAACTATCCCCAAACATTGGAAATCTAAGTTTTCTAAGGGAGCTGTGGCTGCGAAACAACAGCTTCAGTCATGAAATTCCTCCACAAATTGGGAATTTGCGTAGATTGCAGGTATTGCAATTAGGCGCTAACTTGTTTAGTGGCAGTATTCCACACAATATATCATATTGCTTCAACCTTATTGTTGTGAATTTCTCTTGCAACAAGTTGGTGGGTAAAATTCCTCCAGAAATTGGATTGCTCTCAAAACTGCAAAAATTTGCATTAGAATATAACAATGTAACGGGACAGGTCCCTCCTTCCTTAGGGAACCTTTCGTCTCTCCAGGGACTAGGTCTTTCTGTTAATAACTTGATGGGAAACATCCCCAGTTCTCTTGGTCAACTGAAAAAATTAACCTTCTTGGGATTGGGCGCAAATCAGTTGTCTGGTAGCATTCCTTCCTCCATTTGTAACCTCTCTTCTCTTGTTACAGTTTACATGTCATTTAACCAAATTCAAGGGAGTATTCCATCAGATATTGGCAAAAGTCTTCCCAATCTTAAAGTCTTCAACGTCTACGGAAACCAACTTACTGGGTGCATACCTCCCTCAATATCCAATATCACAAGTGTTTGGGATTTTGAAGTTGGGAGTAACAACCTAATCGGACAAGTACCGAATCTCCAAAAGCTTCACAACCTCCAGAATTTGTTCATTCAACGTAATAATATTGGAAGCGGTAAAGATGGTGACTTAAGTTTTCTCTCGGACCTGACTAATGCCACGCAGTTACGAAGGCTGATTATTGACAACAACAATTTTGGAGGGACGTTGCCCGTGTCAATATGCAATCTCTCAACCAAACTTGAAATGTTTTGGGTTGGACATAACCAAATATATGGAAGCATCCCATCTGGGATAGGGAACCTGGTGAGCTTGGAATGGTTGGATTTGGGGAATAATAGCTTCACAGGTAACATCCCCTATGACATGGGTAAGCTTTCAAACCTTGGAGTATTAAAAATTTTCGTGAACAAATTATCTGGAAATATTCCATCTACCTTAAGAAATTTAACCAAGTTAGACCATCTTGCGTTGCATGAAAATTATCTTGAGGGCAGCATACCTTCAGGTCTGGGGGAATGCCATGGGTTGCAATTGTTATATCTTTCTTATAATCTCCTTAATGGCACAATacccaaacaagtttttagaCTCTCCTCCTTATCAATTGTTTTGGACTTGTCTAATAACCTCTTCACAGGTTCCCTTCCCTCGGAGGTTGGGAATTTACAAAGTCTGAGTGAATTGGACGTTTCTGATAACATGTTATCTGGAGAACTCCCCAGTAGCCTTGGTGGTTGTGAGAGTTTAGAAGTCCTGCATTTGCAAGGAAACTTCTTCAATGGGTCCCTTCCTTTGTCTATGAGTTCAGTGAGAGGGATTCAAGATCTAGACCTTTCTCACAATAATTTTTCAGGTGAAATTCCGCATTTTTTAGAAGGCTTTAGAATCCTAAATAATCTGAACTTATCATTCAATCAATTTTGGGGAGTGGTACCAACTGGAGGTGTTTTCAAAAATGCAAGTGCTATTTCAGTTGTTGGCAACACTAATCTCTGCAGCCCTGTTGCTGATTTAAAGCTTCCCAAGTGCAAGTCTAAAAAGACCAAGAAACGACGATTGTCTCGTAGTTTGAAACTAATACTCCCTTTAGTATTTGGACTTACTCTTCTAGGAATAGCCATGGTGTTCTCctatttcattttttgtttgtcaaggaagaaaaggaaagaaatttcaTCGAGCACTTTGGGGAACACTATTTTGCAAGTGTCATATGCTACTCTACTGAAAGCTACTCACGGGTTCTCAGAGGCTAATTTAATTGGTGTTGGTAGTTTTGGGTCTGTGTACAAGGGAGttcttgatgatgatgataaagcTCAACTTGTTGCTGTGAAGGTGTTTGACTTGTTACGCCTTGGAGCTTCGAAGAGTTTCATAGCCGAATGTGAAGCTTTGAGAAATATTAGGCATCGAAATCTTGTCAAGATTATAACCGTGTGTTCAAGTGTTGATTTTCATGGTAATGATTTCAAGGCTCTAGTTTATGAGTTCATGGACAACGGGAGCTTAGAGGAGTGGCTGCATCCACCTACTGGAACTGAAGAGTTAAGAGATCATGTACCCAAGAATTTAAATCTTCTTCAGAGGCTAGAAATTGCCATTGGTGTTGCTTGTGCACTAGATTATCTTCATAATCATTGTGAAACACCAATAGTTCATTGTGATCTCAAGCCAAGCAACGTTCTCTTGGACAACGAATTGATTGGCCATGTTTCTGACTTTGGATTAGCAAGGTTTCTCTCACAAGTAACAAGTAATGTTTCAGCAATCCACAGTCTGACAGGTTCTGCTGGAATAAGAGGAACAGTTGGTTATGCAGCTCCAG AGTATGGCATGGGGAGTGAGGTGTCAAGGAATGGTGATGTCTATAGCTTTGGCATTCTCTTGTTGGAGATGTTTACAGGAAAGAGACCCACTGACAACATGTTTGGTGATAGCTTGAACCTTCATAATTTTGTCAAGATGGCTTTCCCTGGGCAAGTTACTAAGATTGCGGATGCACCACTTCTTCAGGGAGGCACGAACGAGAATCCCTATCAATGTAGTGCAAGAATTCGTAAAGTGGAGGTGTGCTTGAGTTCAATATTTAGAATTGGAATTGCTTGTTCTGCTGAATCCTCGACAAATCGACTAAAGAATATCAATGATGCTGCATCTGAACTTCATTCCATTAGGAATACTTTTCTTGGATAG